In Streptomyces sp. NBC_01231, the sequence CGGTTCGGGGACGACGTGGCCGTGGTGTGCGGCGCCTGGCACGTGCCCGCACTGCGCCGCCGGACCACCGTCACCGCCGACAGGGCGCTGTTGAAGGGACTGCCCAAGGTCAGGACGGACATGACCTGGGTGCCGTGGACGCACCGCAGGCTGTCGCGCCGCAGCGGGTACGGCGCGGGGATCGACTCCCCGGGCTGGTACGGGCATCTGTTCGGGGCGCCGGACCGGCCGGTCGAGCGGTGGATGACCAAGGTCGCTGGGCTCCTGCGCGAGGAGGACCGCATGGTCTCCTCGGCGCACGTCATCGAGGCGGTACGGCTGGCCCGGACGCTCGCCGCTATGCGGGGCCGCCCGCTGGCCGGCCTGAGCGAGACGACCGACGCCGTGCGGGCGGTGATGTGCGACGGCTCGGACGTACCGCTGGCTCTGGTGCACGACCGGCTCGTCGTGGGGGACGTGCTCGGGGAGGTGCCGCCGACGGCGCCCGCGGTGCCATTGCAGCGGGACCTCGACGGGATCCAGCGCCGGTTGCGGCTCAAACCGGTGGCGATGGAACGGGAGTTGGAGCTCGACCTGCGCAAGGACACCGACGCCGAGCGCAGCAGGCTCCTGCACCGGCTGCGGCTGCTGGGTGTGGCCTGGGGCGAACCGGCCGCCTCGCGCGGCAGCACGGGCACCTTCCGGGAGACCTGGCGGCTGAGGTGGGAGCCGGAACTGGTCGTGCGGGTCGCGGAGGCGGGGGTGTGGGGGACGACCGTGCTCGGCGCCGCGACCGCCAAAGCGGAGTCCGACGCGGTCGCCGCGCGCGGCCTCGCCGACGTCACCGCACTCGCCGAGCGCTGCCTGCTCGCCGAACTGCCGGACGCGCTCCCCTCGGTGATGCGGATCCTCGCCGACCGGGCGGCCCTCGACGCCGACGTCGGCCACCTCGCCCAGGCCCTGCCCGCCCTGGTCCGCTCCCTGCGTTACGGCGACGTACGCGGCACGGACACCGCGGCCCTGACGGAGGTCGCCGCCGGCCTCGCCGAGCGGATCTTCGTCGGCCTGCCGCCCGCCTGCGCGGCGCTCGACACGGACGCGGCCGACGAGATGCGGCGCCATGTCGACGCGGTGCACGGGGCGGTGGGGCTGCTGGACGACGCCGCCGCACCGGCCCACGGCGACCTGCGGGGGCGTTGGCACGCGGTGCTCGGGGTGCTGTCCGGGCGGGACACCGTGCCCGGTGTCATCCGGGGCCGGGCGGTGCGTCTGCTGCTGGACGGCGGGGAGCTGGCGCAGGACGAGGCGGCGCGGCTCATGGGGCTCGTGCTGTCGCCGGGGACGCCGCCGGGAGACGCGGCCGCGTGGATCGAGGGCTTCGTCGGCGGCGGGGCGGGTGGCGGGATGCTGCTCGTGCACGACGAACGGCTGCTCGGCCTGGTCGACACCTGGCTGACCGGCGTGCCGGCGGAGGCGTTCATCGACGTACTGCCCCTGCTGCGGCGGACGTTCTCGGCGTACGAGCCGGGAGTGCGCCGCACCCTCGGAGAACTCGTCCGGCGGGGACCGGGCAGGCGGGCGAGTGCGGCGGCGGCCGGGTCCGGCATTCCCGGGTTCGCAGCCGAGCTCGACGATGAGCGCGCGGACGCGGTCCGGCCGGTCGTGCGGCTGCTGCTGGGCTTGGACGAACTGAACGAACTGAACGACCTGGACGGCCTGGACGGACCGGACAGACGGGATGAGGACGCGGGCAACGACCTGGTGGGGGTGGCGCGATGA encodes:
- a CDS encoding DUF5682 family protein, producing the protein MTGADESGGRGAGVAGPLLLGVRHHGPGSARAVRAALAAARPRVVLIEGPPEADALIPLAADEDMRPPVALLAHAVDEPGCSAFWPLAEFSPEWVAIRWALEHDVPAHFIDLPAAHTLAWGRDGEEPEKDQPEGEVSEAAEAQGEGAEPDVRADVRVDPLSVLAETAGYDDAERWWEDVVEHRGPGAGDPFAPFAALEDAMGALRETYGSGGHDRDLVREAYMRLQVRDAQRRFGDDVAVVCGAWHVPALRRRTTVTADRALLKGLPKVRTDMTWVPWTHRRLSRRSGYGAGIDSPGWYGHLFGAPDRPVERWMTKVAGLLREEDRMVSSAHVIEAVRLARTLAAMRGRPLAGLSETTDAVRAVMCDGSDVPLALVHDRLVVGDVLGEVPPTAPAVPLQRDLDGIQRRLRLKPVAMERELELDLRKDTDAERSRLLHRLRLLGVAWGEPAASRGSTGTFRETWRLRWEPELVVRVAEAGVWGTTVLGAATAKAESDAVAARGLADVTALAERCLLAELPDALPSVMRILADRAALDADVGHLAQALPALVRSLRYGDVRGTDTAALTEVAAGLAERIFVGLPPACAALDTDAADEMRRHVDAVHGAVGLLDDAAAPAHGDLRGRWHAVLGVLSGRDTVPGVIRGRAVRLLLDGGELAQDEAARLMGLVLSPGTPPGDAAAWIEGFVGGGAGGGMLLVHDERLLGLVDTWLTGVPAEAFIDVLPLLRRTFSAYEPGVRRTLGELVRRGPGRRASAAAAGSGIPGFAAELDDERADAVRPVVRLLLGLDELNELNDLDGLDGPDRRDEDAGNDLVGVAR